A portion of the Thalassotalea sp. LPB0316 genome contains these proteins:
- the infC gene encoding translation initiation factor IF-3 translates to MEEQAIKGQRGGQKEPAHRLNDLITAPEVRLIGIDGEAEGIVSLNEAMDKAEAAGVDLVEISPTAKPPVCRVMDYGKFLYEKAKEQKEQRKKQKQIQVKEIKFRPGTDEGDYQVKLRNLRRFLEGGDKAKVTLRFRGREMAHQELGLDLLTRVKNDLEDIAQVEFFPKKVEGRQMVMVLAPVKR, encoded by the coding sequence TTGGAGGAACAGGCTATTAAAGGTCAAAGAGGCGGTCAAAAAGAACCGGCACATCGTTTAAATGATTTAATTACAGCACCAGAAGTTCGTTTGATTGGTATTGATGGTGAAGCCGAAGGCATCGTTTCATTAAATGAAGCAATGGATAAAGCAGAAGCAGCAGGCGTTGATTTAGTAGAAATTAGCCCAACTGCAAAACCTCCAGTTTGTCGTGTCATGGATTACGGCAAGTTCCTTTACGAAAAAGCAAAGGAACAAAAAGAACAGCGTAAAAAGCAGAAACAAATTCAGGTTAAGGAAATTAAATTCCGTCCTGGTACAGATGAAGGCGATTACCAAGTTAAATTACGTAACTTGAGACGCTTTTTAGAAGGTGGCGACAAGGCTAAGGTAACGTTGCGTTTCCGAGGTCGTGAAATGGCTCACCAAGAACTGGGTCTAGACTTATTAACTCGCGTTAAAAATGATCTAGAGGACATCGCACAAGTTGAGTTCTTCCCTAAAAAGGTTGAAGGGCGTCAAATGGTGATGGTGTTAGCACCAGTTAAACGATAA
- the rpmI gene encoding 50S ribosomal protein L35: protein MPKMKTNKGAAKRFKKTASGGYKCKQAGLRHILTKRRTKVKRHLRAKSMVAASDVKAVDKLLRNA from the coding sequence ATGCCTAAAATGAAAACTAACAAAGGTGCTGCAAAGCGCTTTAAGAAAACCGCTTCTGGTGGTTACAAGTGTAAACAAGCTGGTCTTCGTCATATCTTGACTAAGCGTCGTACGAAAGTAAAACGTCACTTACGTGCTAAAAGCATGGTTGCTGCTTCAGATGTGAAAGCAGTTGATAAATTACTACGTAACGCTTAA